A single Larimichthys crocea isolate SSNF chromosome VIII, L_crocea_2.0, whole genome shotgun sequence DNA region contains:
- the LOC104920765 gene encoding uncharacterized protein LOC104920765 isoform X2, producing the protein MKLLAGRLQVPAHWRWTALINSAHTDSTHTRTHTHIKVNGNMSQYTLGVHLQILLAVGLAVFCYCLVLGCILCCRRRKSVSLQDKEAVFLAPHPAERVTVTLTPSPCTQPVKQQYEELDGDVLEFPSFKSSSSPSEDDLSALPFDSSPTRSAELVQSPGTSFPMRRLSTPAVPCSPNKRTNHGRASLPSLTKLSLVTKSRRAMGRRSTVSGESFLYNESSQLTVGAARSPTQQGYRSQYGSNLLSIPSKPAPLLHFSLLFSSACGTLAINILGLSGASRRRSGVFVRASLPPCCPSPQQISSRRRSLSPDLQNQSFVLQVGSVEELRTCTLRLAVYSRDFSGLREAALGVVELPCEQVDWEPDTTTTYTRQLSPTKTKLKKSVSSQETFGHRRKSSVCVPRALGQLFILLQYQTLAQRIKVMVRKAENLAKLTRIPGAPDHYVVINLRLDGKIIGTKETKGTSGPNPVWNAPFLFDLPSGDITQLPLVLEFIVMQVGTSMVVSIQKAVFWVVC; encoded by the exons ATGAAGCTATTGGCTGGGAGGCTTCAGGTCCCTGCGCACTGGCGATGGACCGCTCTCATAAACAGCGCTCACactgactccacacacacacgcacacacacacacatcaaagtgAATGGGAACATGTCGCAGTACACTCTGGGAG tCCACCTGCAGATCCTGCTGGCTGTGGGTCTGGCTGTGTTCTGCTACTGTCTGGTTCTCGGTTGTATCCTTTGCTGTCGCAGACGGAAGAGTGTTTCATTGCAGGATAAAGAGGCAGTTTTTTTGGCTCCTCATCCTGCTGAGAGGGTGACTGTGACATTGACTCCATCTCCATGCACTCAACCTGTCAAGCAGCAGTATGAGGAGTTAGATGGGGATGTGCTGGAATTCCCTTCCTTCAAAAGCAGCTCTTCTCCCTCTGAGGATGACCTCAGTGCTTTGCCCTTTGACTCCAGTCCTACCAGATCAGCTGAGCTGGTGCAGTCACCTGGGACTTCTTTTCCGATGCGACGCCTCAGCACGCCGGCTGTTCCCTGCTCACCCAATAAACGTACAAACCATGGCAGagcctctcttccctccctcactAAGCTGAGCTTGGTGACCAAGTCCCGTCGGGCAATGGGTCGACGCAGCACAGTGAGCGGGGAAAGTTTTCTTTACAACGAGAGCAGTCAACTGACTGTCGGTGCTGCTAGATCTCCCACCCAGCAAGGGTATAGGTCACAGTATGGATCCAACTTACTGTCCATCCCATCGAAGCCTGCTCCTCTCCTACACTTCTCTTTGCTCTTCTCCTCTGCATGCGGCACCCTGGCGATCAACATCCTGGGGCTCTCAGGGGCCAGTCGAAGGCGCAGTGGGGTGTTTGTCCGGGCTAGCCTTCCTCCCTGCTGCCCCTCCCCTCAGCAGATATCCTCTCGGCGCCGCAGCCTCAGCCCAGACCTCCAAAACCAGAGCTTTGTGCTGCAGGTGGGCTCTGTGGAAGAGCTGCGCACCTGTACCTTGAGACTTGCTGTGTACAGCAGGGACTTCTCAGGCCTAAGAGAGGCTGCGCTGGGGGTGGTGGAGCTGCCCTGTGAGCAGGTGGATTGGGAGCctgacaccaccaccacctacaCCAGACAGCTTAGCCCAACTAAAACCAAGCTGAAAAAG AGTGTGAGCTCTCAGGAAACATTTGGTCACAGGAGGAAGAGCTCGGTGTGTGTGCCACGGGCTTTAGGCCAGCTGTTCATCCTGCTGCAGTACCAAACGCTGGCCCAGCGCATCAAGGTGATGGTCCGAAAGGCTGAGAATCTGGCCAAGCTCACACGGATCCCTGGAGCTCCAG acCACTATGTTGTCATCAACCTGCGTTTAGATGGAAAAATCATTGGTACCAAGGAGACCAAAGGGACCAGCGGTCCAAACCCCGTCTGGAACGCTCCCTTCCTGTTTGACCTGCCGTCTGGTGACATCACTCAGCTACCATTGGTCCTTGAGTTTATTGTCATGCAGGTAGGAACTTCTAT GGTCGTCTCTATACAAAAAGCAGTATTCTGGGTCGTGTGTTGA
- the LOC104920765 gene encoding uncharacterized protein LOC104920765 isoform X1: MKLLAGRLQVPAHWRWTALINSAHTDSTHTRTHTHIKVNGNMSQYTLGVHLQILLAVGLAVFCYCLVLGCILCCRRRKSVSLQDKEAVFLAPHPAERVTVTLTPSPCTQPVKQQYEELDGDVLEFPSFKSSSSPSEDDLSALPFDSSPTRSAELVQSPGTSFPMRRLSTPAVPCSPNKRTNHGRASLPSLTKLSLVTKSRRAMGRRSTVSGESFLYNESSQLTVGAARSPTQQGYRSQYGSNLLSIPSKPAPLLHFSLLFSSACGTLAINILGLSGASRRRSGVFVRASLPPCCPSPQQISSRRRSLSPDLQNQSFVLQVGSVEELRTCTLRLAVYSRDFSGLREAALGVVELPCEQVDWEPDTTTTYTRQLSPTKTKLKKSVSSQETFGHRRKSSVCVPRALGQLFILLQYQTLAQRIKVMVRKAENLAKLTRIPGAPDHYVVINLRLDGKIIGTKETKGTSGPNPVWNAPFLFDLPSGDITQLPLVLEFIVMQGRLYTKSSILGRVLIGSDASEAGQGHWKEMCSRGQTETARWHTIQSDLL; this comes from the exons ATGAAGCTATTGGCTGGGAGGCTTCAGGTCCCTGCGCACTGGCGATGGACCGCTCTCATAAACAGCGCTCACactgactccacacacacacgcacacacacacacatcaaagtgAATGGGAACATGTCGCAGTACACTCTGGGAG tCCACCTGCAGATCCTGCTGGCTGTGGGTCTGGCTGTGTTCTGCTACTGTCTGGTTCTCGGTTGTATCCTTTGCTGTCGCAGACGGAAGAGTGTTTCATTGCAGGATAAAGAGGCAGTTTTTTTGGCTCCTCATCCTGCTGAGAGGGTGACTGTGACATTGACTCCATCTCCATGCACTCAACCTGTCAAGCAGCAGTATGAGGAGTTAGATGGGGATGTGCTGGAATTCCCTTCCTTCAAAAGCAGCTCTTCTCCCTCTGAGGATGACCTCAGTGCTTTGCCCTTTGACTCCAGTCCTACCAGATCAGCTGAGCTGGTGCAGTCACCTGGGACTTCTTTTCCGATGCGACGCCTCAGCACGCCGGCTGTTCCCTGCTCACCCAATAAACGTACAAACCATGGCAGagcctctcttccctccctcactAAGCTGAGCTTGGTGACCAAGTCCCGTCGGGCAATGGGTCGACGCAGCACAGTGAGCGGGGAAAGTTTTCTTTACAACGAGAGCAGTCAACTGACTGTCGGTGCTGCTAGATCTCCCACCCAGCAAGGGTATAGGTCACAGTATGGATCCAACTTACTGTCCATCCCATCGAAGCCTGCTCCTCTCCTACACTTCTCTTTGCTCTTCTCCTCTGCATGCGGCACCCTGGCGATCAACATCCTGGGGCTCTCAGGGGCCAGTCGAAGGCGCAGTGGGGTGTTTGTCCGGGCTAGCCTTCCTCCCTGCTGCCCCTCCCCTCAGCAGATATCCTCTCGGCGCCGCAGCCTCAGCCCAGACCTCCAAAACCAGAGCTTTGTGCTGCAGGTGGGCTCTGTGGAAGAGCTGCGCACCTGTACCTTGAGACTTGCTGTGTACAGCAGGGACTTCTCAGGCCTAAGAGAGGCTGCGCTGGGGGTGGTGGAGCTGCCCTGTGAGCAGGTGGATTGGGAGCctgacaccaccaccacctacaCCAGACAGCTTAGCCCAACTAAAACCAAGCTGAAAAAG AGTGTGAGCTCTCAGGAAACATTTGGTCACAGGAGGAAGAGCTCGGTGTGTGTGCCACGGGCTTTAGGCCAGCTGTTCATCCTGCTGCAGTACCAAACGCTGGCCCAGCGCATCAAGGTGATGGTCCGAAAGGCTGAGAATCTGGCCAAGCTCACACGGATCCCTGGAGCTCCAG acCACTATGTTGTCATCAACCTGCGTTTAGATGGAAAAATCATTGGTACCAAGGAGACCAAAGGGACCAGCGGTCCAAACCCCGTCTGGAACGCTCCCTTCCTGTTTGACCTGCCGTCTGGTGACATCACTCAGCTACCATTGGTCCTTGAGTTTATTGTCATGCAG GGTCGTCTCTATACAAAAAGCAGTATTCTGGGTCGTGTGTTGATCGGCAGCGATGCTTCAGAGGCGGGACAGGGACACTGGAAGGAAATGTGCAGCCGGGGTCAAACAGAGACAGCTCGTTGGCACACCATCCAATCAGACCTGCTGTAG